The window TACTTTCATGTGTCATTCCGACCCCTTCGGCTGCGCTCAGGGCAGGACTCCGGGAGGAATCTGAATCTTGGAATGCGATATTTTGAAGGATAAAATGAGTCCTCTAGGCAATTTGCCCGCTAATCAGATTTCTCGCTTCGCTCGAAATGACACCCTAATTTTGCAACTAATTCTCAGAAGAACCCAAATTGATTATCTCTTCTGCTAATTCGGTTAGCTCTGTCTCGTCATCGATTGCAATCCAGTTAATTCGCTTATCTTTTCGAAACCAGGTCATTTGCCGTTTTGCGTAATTTCTGGTTTTTTGCTTGATGAGTGTCACCATTTCCGAATAAGTCAACTCCTTTGCAATGAATTCAATGGCTTCATGATAGCCAACACTTTGAAGTGCATTAAGATCGGAGTCGTAACCCAAAGCCTGTAAGTTTTTGACTTCTCCAAGCAATCCTTGCTTCAACATAAGATCAACACGTCGTTCGATTCTTTCATACAGCTTGGAACGGTCCATGTGTAAACCGATGAAAACCGGCTCAAATTCTGCTGGCCTGGGTGTTGCGGCTAAAAACTTAGAGTAAGGCTCTTCAGTCAAATCTGTGACTTCCAAAGCACGCATAATTCTTTGCGAGTCATTGCTGTGTAGTTTCTCAGCGGTTACAGGATCGGCTACCTGAAGTCTTTCATACAAGACTTCCAAGCCCTTCTCCTTCGCTTCTTGTTTCAGATTTGCCTTGAGTTCTTGATCCGCTACTTTTGGTTCGGAAAGGCCGTCTACGAGAGCTCGAATGTAAAGTCCGGAACCGCCAACAACAATGGGTTGTCTTTTGCGAGAGAATATTTCGTTAATGCAACTCCTTGCTTCGGTCGCAAATTGACCTGCGTATCAAGCAGTAACCATTTGATAGAACCATCTGGCCATGTGGCTAAGACGGTCGTCTGTAGCGGTAATTCATCACCGTCACTTGTTATCAAACGCACATGGTTGGCATCGGCCAATGCACCTTGGGGGAAAGGGCAACCGTGGGTCATCGGATAATTGAGGCGCGGAACGCCAACCGCTTCTTCAACTTGATGCACATCGTGGCACGACAGGGAATGGAAGTGGGGTTGGAGAGTCTGCGGATCCGCAGTAACGGCGCTCCCCGAAAATATGAAAGCCTGCCCTCGAAGTGGGTGCTGCTGAGCCGGAACGGCGACCGAATCGCAAAGCTGGCGCAGGCGCTGCCTCAAGCCTACGAAGACATGGGGCTGAAAGCCGCTCGCATGGCAGTGATTCACTCCAAGCGAGAGGCCTTGATGCACATTCGGCTCTGGACCGACAACTTCAGCAATCTGCTTAGCCAGCTCAAGCCTCTCTGATCGAGGCCGAGAGAATCGTCCCTCCGAGGCAGGTCAGGGAACCCCCTGTATTGCATCTCGTCAGCAGAATTCGGACATTTGGGGCTATTGGGGGAAGAGGAAAGTCAGTTGGGCGGAGAGCATCCA of the Myxococcales bacterium genome contains:
- the miaA gene encoding tRNA (adenosine(37)-N6)-dimethylallyltransferase MiaA, whose translation is MNEIFSRKRQPIVVGGSGLYIRALVDGLSEPKVADQELKANLKQEAKEKGLEVLYERLQVADPVTAEKLHSNDSQRIMRALEVTDLTEEPYSKFLAATPRPAEFEPVFIGLHMDRSKLYERIERRVDLMLKQGLLGEVKNLQALGYDSDLNALQSVGYHEAIEFIAKELTYSEMVTLIKQKTRNYAKRQMTWFRKDKRINWIAIDDETELTELAEEIINLGSSEN